AGGCAGCGGCCCGCTGTTCTGATGCCGAGCCCGGATGGCGCGCACGCCATCCGGAGCCAGGCGCCCCGCGGCTACTTGCAGTTGCCCGGTTTCAGGCTGCTGAAGTAGGCGGCAAGGTTGTCGATGTCCTTGTCGCTGAGCGACGCGACCATCGCGTTCATCGTCGCGTTCTTGCGCGTGCCATCCTTGAACTCGTGCAGCGCCTTGACCAGGTAGGCTTCCTTCTGGCCGGCCAGATTCGGATAGGTCGGCACCGCGCTGATGCCCTGGGCGCCATGACAGCTCATGCACATCGCCGCCTTCGCCCGTCCCGCGGCGATGTCGCCCGCAGCCATCGCCGCGCTGCCGCTCAGCAGCAACAAGGCTGCCACGCCACCGACCACCATACGTTTTCCACTCAATACCATGGCCTTCTCCCTTTTCAGTCGCAGATGTTGTCTTACATGCGCCGCCACGCTCACGACGCGGCGATCCCCTTGAATCTTAGCCAAATCCGCAACGTACGGCTATTTGCCATGCAAATAGCGCGCGTCGCTGTAGGTGGAAAGCCAATCGGGCCGCAGCACGACCAGCGCGGTAAGCAGCATGCCGTTGAGCAGACCCTCCGGCAACGCCAGCAGAGGCAGGTACATCAAGTAGTCGTGCATCAGCCGCTGCGGCGGGTAGAGACCACCCAGCCCCAGCAGGCCCGCCACGGCGACGGTGCTAACCAGCATGCTGAGCAAACCGCCGAGGAATCCGCAGAGGTAGAGATACACGAACAGGTGTGCGGGCAGGTAGCGCGTGACCAGGCGATAGAGCCCCCAGCATACCGCCACCGGCAGCACCGCGACCGCGAACAGCTCCAGCGGCAGCGATGCAAGCGGCGCGCCCCAGACCAGGGCGCCGCCGAGCACGGCCAGCGCGGCAGCCATGAGCGCCAACGCCCAGCCGAACATGAGGGTCAGCGTGGCGATTCCCAGAAAATGCAGGGCCAGTTCGGGCGCGGTGCCCACCCGCAGGCGCCAAAGCGCCGCGAGACACAGCACCGCGACGACAAAAAGATGGATCAGTGCAGGCTCGGCGATGAATCTGCGCCAGGGCGCCCGGCGCACCGCCAGCACGGCCATCCAGGCGCAGACCATGCCGACACCCAGCGCGAGCCCGGCAGGCAACCCGTGAAACGTCACGCCCATACCGCACCTCCTGCCGCCGCCGACGGCACCGCGCCGAATCCGGGCAGCGGGCTAGAAGTTATAGCTCATCGTAAGACTGAACGCGGTCTGCTGGGTCTCGCTGTCCGGCTCGGAGGTCGTGTAGACATAAGGCGGTATCGTCACCGTGTAGGTCGCCGACCGGCCGTACTTGAACCGCGTATAACTCAGCTTCAGGCCGATATGAAGATGCTGATAGGCTGCATAATCCACACCGAGCCCCACCCGCGCCCAAGGCTGGTTACCCAGGTAGTAGGTCAATCCGGGCACGCTGTCGTTCGTCATGGTCGGATTCAGCGTCGTGCCGTAGGCGCCGGACAGGCTCAGCACCGTGCTCTGGCTCAGGGCGAACTGCCCCTCCAGGGTAGCCGCCATGTACTGGTTGCCATAACGCTCCTGATAGCCCGGCGAGGCACCGTTGTTGATGTTGCGCTCCCAACTGTGCTCGCCGTATTCAAGGCCCGGGATGAGCGCGAAGGAGCCGAAGCCGAAGGCATAGCCCAGGCCGACATGGGCGTCGAGGATATGATTGCCGGTATTGCTGTCGTAGGGCGTGCCGTTCTGCAGGCTGCCGATGTAATGGGTGCTGCCGCTGGCGTAGCTGGCGCCCAGCGTGAAGCGGAAAGGATATTCCAGCCCCAGCAGCGAATACGCCACGCCGATACGAGGGATGAAACCCTGTTCCTTGTCCGGCACCGTCCCGTTCATGGTTTCCCGATAGTTCTGCTGCAACCCCCCGACCTCGACCGAAAGATAACGATCGGCGTTGACGATGGCGGTATTGACCTCGCCCGCCCAGGCCGTACCCCCAGACGCCAGCAGCACACCGGCAGTCACCACAGTCCATCTGCTCATGCAATTATCTCCTGTTCTTATCGAGTTGGTCCGGATCGTCATCGATATCGCAGAGCCGCCCTCAGGCGCTCGAATCCACCCGCATCATACCGCTTTCCACACGCAACGCGCAGCCATCGTCCGCCAGGCAGACCGGCACGCATCGAGGCGCCACGCCATACCCCGCGCGCATGTCCCGGACGCCAAGGCCGTCAACTACCCGACTTCCCCAGGGCTTGCATCCATGCGTCGATTTCAGATTAAATCCATCTATAATTTATCGTGTTTCCATAACACAATTTGATGGCTCGCATAAGCCTGCGTTAGGCATGTCCCGCGTCGGCAGGCGCCACCCGGACGGCAGCGCGCCATGGCCACACGGCGCCGGAACCGCTATAGAGAGGAACGCGGACGCGCA
The Acidihalobacter prosperus DNA segment above includes these coding regions:
- a CDS encoding energy-coupling factor ABC transporter permease; amino-acid sequence: MGVTFHGLPAGLALGVGMVCAWMAVLAVRRAPWRRFIAEPALIHLFVVAVLCLAALWRLRVGTAPELALHFLGIATLTLMFGWALALMAAALAVLGGALVWGAPLASLPLELFAVAVLPVAVCWGLYRLVTRYLPAHLFVYLYLCGFLGGLLSMLVSTVAVAGLLGLGGLYPPQRLMHDYLMYLPLLALPEGLLNGMLLTALVVLRPDWLSTYSDARYLHGK
- a CDS encoding FKBP-type peptidyl-prolyl cis-trans isomerase; its protein translation is MSRWTVVTAGVLLASGGTAWAGEVNTAIVNADRYLSVEVGGLQQNYRETMNGTVPDKEQGFIPRIGVAYSLLGLEYPFRFTLGASYASGSTHYIGSLQNGTPYDSNTGNHILDAHVGLGYAFGFGSFALIPGLEYGEHSWERNINNGASPGYQERYGNQYMAATLEGQFALSQSTVLSLSGAYGTTLNPTMTNDSVPGLTYYLGNQPWARVGLGVDYAAYQHLHIGLKLSYTRFKYGRSATYTVTIPPYVYTTSEPDSETQQTAFSLTMSYNF
- a CDS encoding c-type cytochrome, whose amino-acid sequence is MVLSGKRMVVGGVAALLLLSGSAAMAAGDIAAGRAKAAMCMSCHGAQGISAVPTYPNLAGQKEAYLVKALHEFKDGTRKNATMNAMVASLSDKDIDNLAAYFSSLKPGNCK